The following proteins are encoded in a genomic region of Chloracidobacterium sp.:
- a CDS encoding S9 family peptidase, giving the protein MYGEKLMKSLSAHNLISYFVPAILAVLASVSIFGQSTSDDFPVPANMKVEGIPPIKKDEVEKLFFDPSQIRNNLIWDVERTSRSILVTDEKSFIYRVASPMAKPEVIIDNRVPSTVRGNPTNATFAFTDDKADEDNYELYLWTGKEIKKLSSFTGKDESVESFVWSRDGKIIYYTQVDFDNKTTKLCSRDLVSISCFLTDLKGIWNVLDADQDKILLKYWKASSNQSLYLYDIPTKKTIPIEEKGNSNKGFFAQGRVFWLSEGLDECGQERCLLSLDIKTGVKKRILLPEGTANLQDVKVPPDGKSFLIQGTKDGIDNLKIAKLKNDRLVETASSFVRGSYVIWGTRWLSNEEVVYTIDNVGKPASVESFDFSKKKHTSWTKERVPLQIENTVQAPEVIKWRSFDGKTISGYVIRPKSEQIKSPVVIYVHGGPQIIDRPTFNTSDIRLATYLGITTIHTNIRGSSGFGIEFMDADNGAKRADAVKDIRTLIDWIEKQPGLDASRIFIRGESYGGLIALATALQEPQRIKAVIAEYPLVSVRGYLSQSFIDEFSINEYGDPKDEELMKRLDELSPLNNTENWNKTPLFLTRGKLDQRVPERDVLGLKDQIKETGAEVWFIYANEAGHGVGGRYVTAAMYEFLKKQLRSKK; this is encoded by the coding sequence ATGTACGGAGAAAAATTGATGAAGAGTTTATCAGCACACAATCTAATTTCCTATTTCGTACCGGCCATCCTCGCCGTATTGGCTTCCGTGTCGATCTTTGGACAATCAACTTCTGATGATTTTCCCGTGCCGGCGAATATGAAGGTTGAAGGAATACCTCCAATAAAGAAGGATGAAGTCGAAAAGCTTTTCTTTGACCCATCTCAGATCAGGAATAACCTTATTTGGGATGTTGAAAGGACGAGCCGGTCAATACTCGTTACAGATGAAAAGTCATTCATTTATCGCGTCGCGTCGCCGATGGCGAAGCCGGAGGTCATTATTGACAATAGGGTTCCGAGTACCGTCAGAGGGAATCCAACTAACGCCACCTTTGCATTCACCGATGACAAAGCCGACGAGGACAACTATGAGCTTTATCTATGGACAGGCAAGGAAATCAAGAAATTGTCCTCTTTTACCGGCAAGGACGAGTCCGTCGAATCATTTGTTTGGTCAAGAGACGGTAAGATCATCTATTACACCCAAGTTGACTTCGACAACAAAACGACAAAACTGTGCAGCCGCGATCTTGTCTCGATCTCCTGCTTTCTGACGGACCTGAAAGGAATTTGGAATGTCCTTGACGCCGATCAAGACAAGATATTACTCAAATACTGGAAGGCCTCCAGCAATCAGAGCCTGTATCTGTATGACATCCCGACCAAAAAGACAATTCCGATAGAAGAAAAAGGAAACTCAAACAAAGGCTTTTTTGCACAAGGGCGGGTCTTTTGGCTCTCGGAGGGTTTGGACGAATGCGGTCAGGAACGCTGTCTGCTTTCGTTAGATATCAAGACCGGCGTGAAGAAGCGCATCCTTTTACCTGAAGGGACGGCAAATCTTCAGGACGTTAAGGTACCTCCTGATGGAAAGTCGTTCTTGATACAGGGAACAAAGGACGGGATCGACAACCTCAAAATCGCCAAATTGAAGAACGATCGATTGGTCGAAACAGCCTCATCCTTTGTAAGAGGATCATATGTCATCTGGGGAACACGATGGCTGTCAAACGAGGAAGTGGTTTACACAATTGATAATGTCGGAAAACCTGCCTCGGTCGAGTCTTTTGATTTCTCCAAGAAGAAGCACACGTCCTGGACAAAAGAGCGGGTTCCGCTTCAAATTGAAAATACTGTACAAGCACCTGAAGTGATCAAATGGAGGTCCTTCGACGGCAAGACCATTTCAGGCTATGTAATACGCCCAAAATCAGAACAAATTAAGTCACCAGTCGTGATCTACGTTCATGGCGGACCACAGATCATTGATCGGCCGACATTCAATACCTCTGACATACGCCTAGCAACCTATCTAGGCATCACCACCATACACACAAATATTCGCGGCTCCTCAGGATTCGGGATCGAGTTCATGGATGCTGATAACGGTGCAAAGCGGGCAGACGCTGTTAAAGATATCCGAACATTGATTGATTGGATTGAGAAACAGCCGGGACTGGATGCTTCAAGGATCTTTATCCGGGGTGAAAGTTATGGCGGCCTTATCGCCCTAGCGACTGCCCTTCAAGAGCCGCAGAGAATAAAGGCCGTGATTGCCGAATATCCTTTGGTTTCAGTCCGGGGATATCTTTCCCAGAGTTTTATAGATGAATTCTCCATAAATGAATATGGAGACCCAAAAGACGAAGAGTTAATGAAAAGGCTCGACGAGCTTTCTCCGCTGAACAACACAGAAAATTGGAATAAGACGCCGTTGTTTCTAACGCGAGGAAAGCTCGATCAGAGAGTCCCTGAACGGGACGTGCTCGGCCTCAAGGATCAGATCAAAGAAACCGGGGCCGAGGTGTGGTTCATATACGCTAACGAAGCGGGACACGGCGTTGGAGGCCGTTACGTGACTGCCGCGATGTATGAGTTTTTGAAAAAACAATTAAGGAGTAAAAAGTAA